The Chryseobacterium glaciei DNA window TAAAAATCCCCTTACCGGAATCGCAGATTTAGCTTTTTCTAATGTTTCGGTACTCATATCAACCTCAATGTTTTTACTCATTAGAAATTAGAAGTTAGAAATTAGAAGTTAGATTTAGCCTTCCGGCTTCCAGCTCCCATCTTCCGGCCTTTAATTCCCAATAAAATTTTTTATTAAACTTTCTATTTCTTCTTTTGCAATATCCAGATCGTTATTGATCACGATTTTATCAAATTCTTTTGCGTAAGACATTTCTTCTTCTGCCTTTTCTACGCGGGTTTTGATGGTTTCTGCATCATCTGTGTTTCTGGAAATCAATCTTCGTTCCAATTCTTCAATGGAAGGTGGTTCAATGAAAATAGATAAGGCTTTTTCTCCAAAATATTTTTTTAAAGAAATTCCGCCTTTTACATCAACATCAAAAATCACTACTTTTCCCTGATTCCAGATCTTTTCAACTTCAGATTTTAAAGTACCGTAATATTTATCAGTATACACTTCTTCAAATTCTACAAAAGCATCTTCCGAAATTTTTTGTCTGAATTCATCAGGACTTAAAAAATGATAATCCACTGCATGGGCTTCATTTCCTCTCGGTTGTCTTGTAGTACAAGAAATTGAAAATTGGAGCTCATTAAATATCTCCAAAGAATGCTTTACTAATGTAGTTTTTCCGCTTCCTGACGGCGCTGAAAATATGATAACTTTATTCATATGGTTGTTGGTTGATGGATTTTAGTTGATTGTTGCAGATAAAACAAACAACTATCAACCAAAAACTATCAACTAATTATAATACGTTTAACGTTTGTTCTTTAATTTTTTCCAAATCATCCTTCATCATCACGACCAATTTTTGGATCTCAGCGTGATTGGCTTTTGAACCTAATGTATTGATCTCTCTTCCGATCTCCTGAGAAATAAAACCTAGTTTTTTTCCGTTGAAATCTTCATTGTCCATTACTTCCTGGTAATATTTTAAGTGTTGAGTTAATCTTACTTTTTCCTCAGCAATATCTAATTTCTCTGTGAAATAAGCCATTTCCTGGTAGAAACGAGTTTCATCAACGTTTTCAAATTCTTTTAAAGATTTTTGGTAACGCTCTTTCACACTCTGGATTCTCACTTCTTCAAAAGGAATTACTTCAGATAAATATTTGTCGATATTTTTAATATTCTTCTCAAGTTCTTGGTGTAAGGTTTTTCCTTCCGTTTTTCTGAAATCTTCAAATTTGTCAACCGCATTATTAACAATTTTTGCTAAAGATTCCCATTCGCCATCCGTTAATTCGTCTGGTCTTGAAGTGATAGCATCAGGAAGTCTTACCGCCATTTTAAGGTACTCAAA harbors:
- the gmk gene encoding guanylate kinase, producing MNKVIIFSAPSGSGKTTLVKHSLEIFNELQFSISCTTRQPRGNEAHAVDYHFLSPDEFRQKISEDAFVEFEEVYTDKYYGTLKSEVEKIWNQGKVVIFDVDVKGGISLKKYFGEKALSIFIEPPSIEELERRLISRNTDDAETIKTRVEKAEEEMSYAKEFDKIVINNDLDIAKEEIESLIKNFIGN
- a CDS encoding YicC/YloC family endoribonuclease, with the protein product MILSMTGFGRAEDVFEGKKITVDVKSLNSKSFDLNIKIPLRYKEKEFEIRKILNDRIIRGKVDCYINIENLEESNDVKINRKLIDSYMNELRNIASDAPEFEYLKMAVRLPDAITSRPDELTDGEWESLAKIVNNAVDKFEDFRKTEGKTLHQELEKNIKNIDKYLSEVIPFEEVRIQSVKERYQKSLKEFENVDETRFYQEMAYFTEKLDIAEEKVRLTQHLKYYQEVMDNEDFNGKKLGFISQEIGREINTLGSKANHAEIQKLVVMMKDDLEKIKEQTLNVL